Proteins encoded together in one Planctomyces sp. SH-PL14 window:
- a CDS encoding NAD-dependent epimerase/dehydratase family protein — MESNDFASRRGERPLVLLTGPEGLIGGRIIERLTGACSMVGFDRPPSPHDGEHIDYVQVDLTNAEEIDAAFRYLRQHHGSHIASVIHLAAYYDFKGEPSPLYEQLTIQGTRRILRHLQHFEVEQFVFSSSLLVMEPSEPGKLINESSPTLATWDYPQSKLDAEEVIREERGKIPAVILRIAGVYDENGHSIPVGQQITRIYEKQLESYLFPGNADHGQAFVHLTDLAECFAKVIEHRRTLGDYEVFLISEPDVMSYDDLQEAIGEELHGYEWPTIRIPKFVAKAGAWVKDKMASEDDPAFIKPWMIDLADQHLAVDIGKARTRLGWNPSRSLRETLPELLRRLKQDPKGWYERNGFVFPK, encoded by the coding sequence ATGGAATCCAACGACTTCGCATCCCGCAGAGGCGAAAGGCCGCTTGTTCTGCTGACGGGCCCCGAGGGGCTGATCGGCGGGCGGATTATCGAGCGGCTGACCGGTGCCTGCTCGATGGTGGGCTTCGACCGACCACCTTCCCCGCATGACGGCGAGCACATCGACTACGTCCAGGTGGACCTCACGAACGCCGAGGAGATCGATGCCGCCTTCCGCTACCTGCGGCAGCACCACGGCTCTCACATCGCCAGCGTGATCCATCTGGCGGCCTACTACGACTTCAAAGGGGAGCCGAGTCCGCTCTATGAGCAGCTCACCATCCAGGGAACGCGGCGGATCCTGCGGCATCTGCAGCACTTTGAGGTCGAGCAGTTCGTCTTTTCCAGCAGCCTGCTGGTCATGGAGCCATCGGAACCCGGAAAGCTTATCAATGAGTCCTCCCCCACCCTGGCGACATGGGACTACCCGCAGTCCAAGCTCGACGCGGAGGAGGTGATCCGGGAGGAGCGCGGAAAGATCCCGGCGGTCATCCTGCGGATCGCCGGTGTCTATGACGAGAACGGACATTCGATCCCGGTCGGGCAGCAGATCACCCGGATCTATGAGAAGCAACTCGAGAGCTACCTGTTCCCCGGCAATGCCGATCACGGACAGGCGTTCGTCCACTTGACCGATCTGGCCGAGTGCTTCGCCAAGGTGATCGAGCACCGTCGCACGCTCGGGGACTACGAGGTGTTCCTGATCTCCGAGCCCGACGTCATGAGCTATGACGACCTCCAGGAGGCGATCGGGGAGGAGCTGCACGGCTACGAGTGGCCGACGATCCGGATTCCCAAGTTCGTGGCCAAGGCGGGGGCGTGGGTCAAAGACAAGATGGCCAGCGAGGACGATCCGGCGTTCATTAAGCCGTGGATGATCGACCTGGCCGACCAGCACCTCGCGGTCGATATCGGGAAGGCCCGAACCCGGCTCGGGTGGAATCCAAGCCGCTCGCTCCGCGAGACGCTCCCCGAGCTCCTTCGTCGCCTGAAGCAGGATCCGAAGGGTTGGTATGAACGGAACGGGTTCGTGTTTCCGAAGTGA
- a CDS encoding BlaI/MecI/CopY family transcriptional regulator — MTEAVELSDAEWQVMNLIWERHPITAQDVIGTLAEPCRWSPATVRTMLHRLVKKGALHFTPEGNRYWYRAAVRRADCVRKAARSFLDRVFSGEAAPLLAHFVRTAKFTPDELAELRRLLDQQEG, encoded by the coding sequence ATGACGGAAGCGGTGGAACTGTCGGATGCCGAGTGGCAGGTCATGAACCTGATCTGGGAGCGGCATCCCATCACGGCTCAGGACGTGATCGGAACGCTCGCGGAGCCCTGCCGATGGTCCCCGGCCACGGTGCGGACGATGCTCCACCGCCTGGTGAAAAAGGGGGCGCTGCACTTCACGCCCGAAGGAAACCGCTACTGGTACCGCGCCGCGGTCCGACGGGCCGATTGCGTCCGGAAGGCCGCGCGATCGTTTCTTGACCGCGTCTTCAGCGGCGAAGCGGCTCCGCTCCTGGCCCACTTCGTCCGCACGGCCAAGTTCACCCCGGACGAACTCGCGGAACTCCGCAGACTTCTCGATCAACAGGAAGGTTGA
- a CDS encoding neutral/alkaline non-lysosomal ceramidase N-terminal domain-containing protein: protein MLRLLETSMRTVLLVAITFWTPSVMDAGWKAGLARVDITPAGSMWMAGYAARTTPSEGVEQPLFAKALVLADDSGTQIAIVTLDLIGIPRWLREDLASEASKKYGIAPEHLLLNASHTHCGPELREPLDSDTVNAAQRGAQAREYSQGLYAKLVALIGEAQKALQPAKVGYSHARCGFAMNRRLPTANGYQNSPNPDGPVDHDVPVLRIASEDGKTVRGLLFGYACHNTTLGFQKFCGDYAGYAQEYLEADHPGVQAMFVLGCGGDQNPYPRKTLELAQRHGRSLATAVETALETPFTDLTGSFKGAIQEAALPYEPIPSREEFEKRAGGKSTLEAQHARRMLKRLDEMGSLPASYPYLVQVLRLGDQLTLVGLSGEVVVDYSFRLQRDLKSQLRPGERLWIAGYSNDVFGYVPSARVLAEGGYEPYSSMLYGSRPASFAPEAEEVIVGRVLDIRRRLSDGSAR from the coding sequence ATGCTGCGGTTGCTGGAGACGTCGATGCGGACCGTGTTGCTCGTGGCGATCACCTTCTGGACCCCGAGCGTGATGGATGCCGGCTGGAAGGCGGGGCTCGCGCGAGTCGACATCACGCCGGCCGGAAGCATGTGGATGGCGGGCTACGCCGCGCGGACCACGCCGTCGGAAGGGGTCGAGCAGCCGCTGTTCGCGAAGGCGCTCGTTCTCGCCGACGACAGCGGAACGCAGATCGCGATCGTCACCCTCGACCTGATCGGGATCCCGCGTTGGCTTCGTGAAGACCTGGCGAGCGAGGCGAGCAAGAAGTACGGCATCGCCCCCGAGCACCTGCTCCTGAATGCCTCGCACACGCATTGCGGTCCTGAGCTCCGCGAGCCGCTCGACAGCGACACCGTCAACGCCGCTCAGCGGGGCGCTCAGGCCCGCGAGTATTCACAAGGTTTGTACGCGAAGCTGGTCGCGCTCATCGGGGAGGCGCAGAAGGCACTCCAGCCGGCCAAGGTCGGGTATTCGCACGCCCGCTGCGGCTTCGCGATGAACCGCCGCCTGCCAACCGCCAATGGCTATCAGAACAGCCCGAACCCGGACGGACCCGTCGACCACGACGTGCCGGTGCTGCGGATCGCGTCCGAAGACGGCAAGACGGTCCGTGGGCTGCTTTTCGGCTACGCCTGTCACAACACGACGCTGGGCTTTCAGAAGTTCTGCGGCGACTACGCGGGCTACGCCCAGGAGTATCTCGAAGCCGACCACCCCGGCGTTCAGGCGATGTTCGTCCTCGGCTGCGGCGGCGACCAGAACCCCTATCCGCGGAAGACACTGGAACTTGCCCAGCGCCACGGCCGCAGCCTCGCCACGGCGGTCGAGACCGCTCTCGAAACACCCTTCACGGACCTGACCGGTTCATTCAAAGGGGCGATCCAGGAAGCGGCCCTGCCGTACGAACCGATCCCCAGCCGGGAGGAGTTCGAGAAGCGGGCTGGAGGAAAGAGCACCCTCGAAGCTCAGCACGCCCGGCGGATGCTGAAGCGGCTCGACGAGATGGGAAGCCTGCCGGCGAGCTACCCCTATCTGGTGCAGGTCCTGCGGCTGGGCGATCAGCTGACGCTCGTCGGTCTCTCCGGCGAGGTCGTGGTCGACTACTCGTTCCGCCTGCAGCGCGACCTCAAGAGTCAGCTGCGTCCGGGAGAGCGGCTGTGGATCGCCGGCTACTCGAATGACGTCTTCGGCTACGTCCCCAGTGCCCGCGTGCTGGCCGAAGGAGGGTACGAGCCGTATTCGTCGATGCTGTACGGTTCGCGTCCCGCGTCCTTTGCCCCGGAGGCGGAAGAGGTGATCGTTGGCCGCGTGCTCGACATCCGGCGTCGGCTATCCGACGGGTCTGCGAGATGA
- a CDS encoding DinB family protein → MTGREAIKSALEGTRKILEWFVKDFSDEDLLVRPLPNANHAAWQIGNVISGDVYFVQFEVPTAKMPELPAGFMEQHGPEGASKDTGFLTKQEYLDLFAQVRAGTIAALMSLTDGDLDKPSSEKMRPFSPTVGSVFQLASDHTLMHAGQFSVIRRKLGKPILM, encoded by the coding sequence ATGACGGGACGCGAAGCGATCAAGTCCGCCCTCGAAGGAACCCGCAAGATCCTCGAATGGTTCGTCAAGGACTTCAGCGACGAGGACCTCCTCGTCCGCCCGCTGCCGAACGCCAACCACGCCGCCTGGCAGATCGGCAACGTCATCTCGGGGGACGTCTACTTCGTCCAGTTCGAAGTCCCGACCGCCAAGATGCCCGAACTGCCCGCCGGTTTCATGGAGCAGCACGGTCCCGAAGGAGCGTCCAAGGACACCGGCTTCCTGACCAAGCAGGAGTATCTCGATCTGTTCGCCCAGGTCCGGGCCGGAACGATCGCGGCCCTGATGTCGCTGACCGATGGCGACCTCGACAAGCCGTCTTCCGAGAAGATGCGTCCGTTCTCCCCCACCGTCGGCAGCGTCTTTCAACTCGCTTCCGATCACACGCTGATGCACGCCGGCCAGTTCAGCGTCATCCGCCGCAAGCTCGGCAAGCCGATCCTGATGTAA
- a CDS encoding MFS transporter, giving the protein MSEATEQGAGPPGSGMRMDVGAAAGLGLLLAIAYVGFVSLGLPDPVAGVAWPFVRQEFALPQRGFGLTFIALGAGYCLSSFLGGKLTPALGLGNLLWISSGLVSLAMFGNALAPVWGVMIACSVVWGLGSGGIDAGLNAYVSRHFSARHVNWLHACYSLGATLGPLLMTLMISTLSSWRLGYALVGGILLAMTVMFLATRDRWTDPVPASADATATSPVGLWAALGHLLVWLQICLFFLYTGLEFTVGQWCFSVLTGSRGVSPEVAGAMTSGYYAAIGVGRVLTGAISHRIGLDTLVRLAMATAVAGVGLFAFGGSPASLPGLLLVGLGLAPVFPCLMSRTPQRLGHDVAVHAVGFQVSAAMLGAATPGLVGLFVDRMGLELIPRFALVLAGLLFVTHEVLLRRQPQQAVDTDGAENAGAVESVL; this is encoded by the coding sequence ATGAGTGAAGCGACGGAGCAGGGGGCCGGCCCGCCGGGATCCGGAATGAGAATGGACGTCGGGGCCGCGGCCGGGCTGGGCCTGTTGCTGGCCATCGCCTACGTCGGTTTCGTGAGCCTGGGGCTTCCCGACCCGGTGGCAGGAGTCGCTTGGCCGTTCGTCCGGCAGGAGTTCGCTCTGCCGCAGCGCGGGTTCGGTCTGACCTTCATCGCTCTTGGTGCCGGATATTGCCTGTCGAGTTTCCTCGGCGGGAAACTGACGCCCGCCCTCGGTCTGGGGAACCTGCTGTGGATCAGCAGCGGTCTGGTCTCTCTGGCGATGTTCGGCAACGCTCTGGCCCCGGTGTGGGGAGTTATGATCGCGTGCTCGGTCGTCTGGGGACTTGGGTCGGGAGGGATCGACGCCGGGCTCAACGCGTACGTCTCGCGGCACTTCTCGGCCCGGCACGTGAACTGGCTGCATGCCTGCTATAGCCTCGGCGCCACTTTGGGCCCGCTCCTGATGACCCTGATGATCTCCACTCTCAGTTCGTGGCGGCTCGGCTACGCCCTTGTCGGCGGAATCCTCCTGGCGATGACGGTGATGTTCCTGGCGACGCGGGACCGGTGGACCGATCCGGTCCCCGCCTCCGCCGACGCGACCGCGACCTCGCCAGTCGGCCTCTGGGCCGCCCTGGGGCACCTGCTCGTCTGGCTCCAGATCTGCTTGTTCTTTCTCTATACGGGCCTGGAGTTCACAGTCGGTCAGTGGTGCTTTTCCGTCCTGACCGGGTCCCGGGGCGTTTCACCGGAGGTCGCCGGCGCGATGACCAGCGGCTACTACGCCGCGATCGGCGTCGGCCGCGTCCTGACCGGGGCGATCAGTCACCGGATCGGTCTCGACACGCTCGTCCGCCTCGCGATGGCGACCGCCGTCGCCGGGGTGGGGCTGTTCGCATTTGGCGGGAGCCCGGCCTCCTTGCCCGGCCTGCTCCTCGTGGGACTGGGGCTGGCTCCGGTCTTTCCGTGCCTGATGTCTCGAACGCCGCAGAGACTTGGCCACGACGTCGCCGTCCACGCTGTCGGTTTTCAGGTCAGCGCCGCGATGCTCGGCGCGGCGACGCCCGGCCTGGTCGGACTGTTCGTCGACCGGATGGGACTGGAACTGATCCCGCGCTTCGCGCTCGTGCTGGCGGGGCTTCTGTTCGTGACGCACGAGGTCCTCCTTCGCCGGCAGCCGCAGCAGGCAGTCGACACGGACGGCGCTGAGAACGCCGGGGCCGTCGAAAGCGTCCTCTGA
- a CDS encoding vitamin K epoxide reductase family protein, with protein MSLSLDINAPPWKYNPSSWSQRLPICALAAVAGLIATYMALYQWRVIGSVWDPVFGEQTAKVLDSDVSEKMRHWMLVPDAALGAVGYFSEALLGLAGSTRRWQFRPWLVILFGIDVIPLGIVSVILVVLQGTVVGFWCFPCLVTAAISVLLVYWAYDEVWSSLRFLKQVWDRTHDRTVLWRTFWGGAPPEAVALAKELG; from the coding sequence ATGTCTCTCTCGCTCGACATCAACGCCCCGCCCTGGAAGTACAACCCGTCGTCGTGGTCGCAGCGGTTGCCGATCTGTGCCCTCGCGGCGGTCGCGGGCCTGATCGCGACCTACATGGCCCTCTACCAGTGGCGGGTCATCGGCTCGGTCTGGGATCCGGTCTTCGGCGAGCAGACGGCGAAGGTCCTGGATTCGGACGTCTCGGAGAAGATGCGTCACTGGATGCTCGTGCCGGATGCCGCTCTCGGAGCGGTCGGTTACTTCTCCGAGGCCCTGCTGGGGCTGGCGGGATCAACGCGGCGTTGGCAGTTCCGGCCGTGGCTGGTGATTCTCTTCGGGATCGATGTCATACCGCTGGGGATCGTGAGCGTGATCCTGGTGGTGCTGCAGGGAACGGTGGTTGGCTTCTGGTGCTTTCCCTGTCTGGTGACGGCGGCGATTTCCGTGCTGCTCGTGTACTGGGCGTATGACGAGGTGTGGTCGTCGCTCAGGTTCCTGAAGCAGGTGTGGGATCGAACGCATGACCGGACGGTTCTGTGGCGGACATTCTGGGGCGGCGCTCCTCCGGAAGCGGTGGCGCTGGCGAAGGAGCTGGGATGA
- the argF gene encoding ornithine carbamoyltransferase: MRHLTSLNEIRSADVREILNLSSELKTRWSQGDRPDILKGHVLTQIFEKPSLRTRLSFEAAMDHLGGSSIFLGRKDAGLEGREAQSDVAKVIGGYSDVIVLRTFSQQLIDDFAKYSGKPVVNGLSDDSHPCQALTDAFTIGEALGRIDGVKLAYIGDGNNVAVSLAEVCGHLGMAFSIGAPEGYQLKPAFLKSLKKKFPKLEVEQFADPQAAVRGADVVYTDVWASMGQEEEKDSRSKIFANYQVNARLMKSAGPKAKFMHCLPARRGLEVTDEVVDGPRSIVFPQAENRMHVAKGVFVWCLERSV; this comes from the coding sequence ATGCGACACTTGACCTCCCTCAACGAAATCCGCTCCGCCGACGTCCGCGAGATCCTGAACCTCTCCTCCGAACTCAAGACACGCTGGAGCCAGGGAGACCGCCCGGACATCCTCAAGGGACACGTCCTGACGCAGATCTTCGAGAAGCCCTCGCTCCGGACGCGTCTGAGCTTCGAAGCGGCGATGGACCACCTCGGCGGAAGCAGCATCTTCCTCGGACGGAAGGATGCCGGACTCGAGGGGCGCGAGGCGCAGTCGGACGTCGCCAAGGTGATCGGCGGCTATTCCGACGTGATCGTCCTGCGGACCTTCTCGCAGCAGCTCATCGACGACTTTGCGAAGTACTCCGGCAAGCCGGTCGTCAACGGCCTTTCGGACGACTCCCACCCCTGCCAGGCGCTGACCGATGCCTTCACGATCGGCGAGGCGCTCGGGCGGATCGACGGGGTGAAGCTGGCGTACATCGGCGATGGGAACAACGTCGCGGTTTCGCTGGCGGAGGTGTGCGGTCACCTGGGGATGGCGTTCTCCATCGGCGCCCCGGAGGGCTACCAGCTCAAGCCGGCCTTCCTCAAGTCCCTGAAGAAGAAGTTCCCCAAACTCGAAGTCGAGCAGTTTGCGGACCCGCAGGCGGCGGTCCGGGGGGCGGACGTGGTCTACACCGACGTCTGGGCCAGCATGGGTCAGGAAGAGGAGAAGGACTCCCGCAGCAAGATCTTCGCCAACTATCAGGTGAACGCGCGGCTGATGAAGTCGGCCGGCCCCAAGGCCAAGTTCATGCACTGCCTCCCGGCACGCCGGGGTCTGGAAGTCACCGACGAGGTCGTCGACGGCCCCCGCAGCATCGTCTTCCCCCAGGCAGAGAACCGGATGCACGTGGCCAAGGGGGTCTTCGTCTGGTGCCTGGAACGGTCGGTATGA
- a CDS encoding 3'-5' exoribonuclease YhaM family protein yields the protein MARQFVNTLTDGALVDEVYLLADRQLRANRNADLYLLAQLRDKTGQISAFFWNVSEGQVAHLQPGQYVRIRGKTQLYQGNVQVILTKIDAVDEAGLQQSDFVQTTSQDTDRLLSRLRDILLAIPQSDLRGLMSCFLDDPAITEPLSQAPAGIRLHHAYRGGLLEHVVNLLETITRIADLYPKVDSNLLLVGAFLHDIGKIRELTWDPTFGYSDEGQLLGHLAIGVEMFDVKAQEFAERFGRDFPEELSLRIRHMILSHHGSYEHGSARLPMTPEAIALHHLDNLDAKVNEFATLIQADPNSQSPWTPFHPNIQRKIFKGSTPS from the coding sequence ATGGCGCGGCAGTTTGTAAACACCCTGACCGATGGCGCCCTCGTCGACGAGGTCTACCTGCTGGCAGACCGCCAGCTCCGGGCCAATCGGAACGCGGACCTGTACCTCCTCGCCCAGCTTCGGGACAAAACGGGCCAGATCAGCGCCTTCTTCTGGAACGTCTCCGAAGGACAGGTCGCGCACCTGCAGCCGGGCCAGTACGTCCGCATCCGCGGGAAAACCCAGCTCTACCAGGGAAACGTCCAAGTCATCCTGACCAAAATCGACGCCGTCGACGAAGCGGGCCTCCAGCAGTCCGACTTCGTCCAGACGACGAGCCAGGACACCGACCGCCTCCTGTCCCGCCTTCGCGACATCCTCCTCGCTATCCCGCAGTCGGATCTCCGCGGGCTGATGTCCTGCTTCCTCGACGATCCCGCGATCACCGAGCCGCTTTCCCAGGCGCCGGCCGGCATCCGCCTGCACCACGCCTACCGCGGCGGACTGCTGGAACACGTCGTCAACCTGCTGGAGACAATCACCCGGATTGCGGACCTCTACCCCAAAGTCGATTCGAACCTGCTCCTCGTCGGGGCGTTCCTGCACGACATCGGCAAGATCCGCGAACTGACCTGGGACCCCACCTTCGGCTACTCGGACGAAGGGCAGCTCCTCGGCCACCTGGCGATCGGCGTCGAGATGTTCGACGTCAAGGCGCAGGAGTTCGCCGAGCGGTTCGGACGCGACTTCCCTGAGGAACTGAGCCTGCGGATCCGGCACATGATCCTCAGCCACCACGGCAGTTATGAGCACGGGAGTGCCCGGCTGCCGATGACCCCCGAGGCGATCGCGCTGCATCACCTCGACAACCTGGATGCCAAGGTGAACGAGTTCGCGACGCTGATCCAGGCGGACCCGAACTCGCAGTCGCCGTGGACGCCGTTCCACCCCAACATCCAGCGAAAAATCTTCAAGGGTTCGACGCCGTCCTAA
- the panD gene encoding aspartate 1-decarboxylase produces the protein MLIQMLKAKLHMAAVTRTELTYHGSITVPQDLLDAVGLLPYEHVLVANVNTGQRGETYTIPGQSGSGDIQLNGAMARLAQPGDRVIILAFAQMTPEEAKTHKPKVAILDGRNKITDQWEG, from the coding sequence ATGCTCATCCAGATGCTCAAGGCGAAGCTCCACATGGCAGCGGTCACGCGGACCGAGCTGACCTACCACGGGAGCATCACCGTCCCGCAGGACCTTCTCGACGCCGTGGGCCTTCTGCCGTACGAGCATGTCCTCGTGGCGAACGTCAACACGGGCCAGCGGGGGGAGACCTACACGATTCCCGGGCAGTCCGGGAGCGGCGACATCCAGCTCAACGGCGCCATGGCCCGCCTCGCGCAGCCGGGGGACCGGGTGATCATCCTCGCGTTCGCCCAGATGACGCCGGAAGAGGCCAAGACTCATAAGCCGAAGGTCGCGATCCTCGACGGACGGAACAAGATCACGGATCAGTGGGAAGGCTGA
- a CDS encoding isocitrate/isopropylmalate dehydrogenase family protein, whose amino-acid sequence MYNVTLLPGDGIGPEIAEATKRCVEATGVKINWDVQECGIEVIEAKGKVPDSVLESIRKNKVALKAPITTPIGKGFRSVNVFLRQELNLYACVRPCRIYKGVRTSFSGSSVDLVLVRENTEDLYAGVEFQAGDAKTIDLLKKINEIATGKKIKTGEKTTGISIKPISVEGTRKIADFAFNYAVKNNRKSVTSVCKANIMKFTDGLWYDETRAVAVAYGAKFEQEDLAVGVQADPTLVGKVADTKGKLPYMERLIDNMCMQLVQKPEQYDVILTENLYGDILSDLCAGLVGGLGVAPGANYGDDAAIFEATHGSAPKYKGQNKVNPTALILSAKLMLEHLGETKAAEKLDRAVSDVIAEGKDVTYDMKASRTDPTAVGTREMAEAICKKIQQG is encoded by the coding sequence ATGTACAACGTCACCCTGCTCCCCGGAGACGGGATCGGACCGGAGATCGCCGAAGCCACCAAGCGCTGTGTCGAAGCCACAGGCGTGAAGATCAACTGGGACGTGCAGGAGTGCGGCATCGAGGTCATCGAAGCCAAGGGGAAGGTGCCCGACAGCGTTCTCGAGTCGATCCGCAAGAACAAGGTCGCCCTCAAGGCCCCGATCACGACTCCCATCGGCAAGGGGTTCCGCAGCGTCAACGTCTTCCTGCGGCAGGAACTGAACCTGTACGCCTGCGTCCGCCCCTGCCGGATCTACAAGGGTGTCCGCACCAGCTTCTCGGGGAGCTCCGTCGACCTGGTCCTCGTCCGTGAGAACACGGAAGACCTGTACGCCGGCGTCGAGTTCCAGGCGGGCGATGCGAAGACCATCGACCTCCTGAAGAAGATCAACGAGATCGCCACAGGCAAGAAGATCAAGACGGGCGAGAAGACGACCGGCATCAGCATCAAGCCGATCTCGGTCGAAGGGACCCGCAAGATCGCCGACTTCGCCTTCAACTACGCCGTCAAGAACAACCGCAAGTCGGTGACGAGCGTCTGCAAGGCGAACATCATGAAGTTCACCGACGGCCTGTGGTACGACGAGACCCGCGCGGTCGCCGTCGCCTACGGCGCCAAGTTCGAGCAGGAAGACCTCGCCGTCGGCGTGCAGGCCGACCCGACCCTCGTCGGCAAGGTCGCCGACACCAAGGGCAAGCTCCCCTACATGGAGCGGCTCATCGACAACATGTGCATGCAGCTCGTGCAGAAGCCTGAGCAGTATGACGTGATCCTGACCGAGAACCTGTACGGGGACATCCTGAGCGACCTGTGCGCCGGCCTCGTCGGCGGTCTCGGCGTCGCCCCGGGCGCCAACTACGGCGACGACGCGGCGATCTTCGAAGCAACCCACGGTTCGGCTCCGAAGTACAAGGGTCAGAACAAGGTCAACCCGACCGCCCTGATTCTCTCAGCCAAGCTGATGCTCGAGCACCTGGGCGAAACGAAGGCGGCCGAGAAGCTCGACCGCGCCGTGTCCGACGTCATCGCCGAAGGGAAGGACGTCACCTACGACATGAAGGCCAGCCGGACCGACCCGACCGCCGTCGGGACCCGCGAAATGGCCGAAGCGATCTGCAAGAAGATCCAGCAGGGATAG